The Brachyspira hyodysenteriae ATCC 27164 sequence TATAAAAAATAAGAAATTATTTCCGATAATAGAACAACTGTAAATAATATGGAGGCATAATAAATGGCAGAGCAGACAGAGCAACAACCTATTGAAAGTACCGAAAATAGAGTTGACCTCGAAGATAGTACAAACCTTGTTACTTTTAGATTAGGCAGCGGTGAGTATGCTATAGACATCATGCAGGCTAAAGAGATAATCAAAATGGAAAAGATTACTCTCATTCCTAATGCCCCAGATTTCGTTGAAGGCGTAATAAATTTGCGCGGTAATATTATACCTATAATCGACTTAAAAAAGAGATTCAATTTAGAAGAAACAGAAGGCGATAAAAATACTGGTATTATCATAGTAAAAATAGAAGATGTTGATATGGGAATAATCATTGACTCTATTTCTAAGGTAGTATCAATTTCTAATTCTGATATTCAGCCTCCTCCTCCAATGCTTTCAGGTATAGGTCAGAAATATATTAAAGGTGTAGGTAAATTAGAAGATAAATTATTAGTTGTTTTAGACCTAGAAAAACTATTTACTACAGATGAAGAAGAGGAAGAAACTGCTTCTGCTGATAGTTAAAACTAAAAAATTAGATTTAATATTAAAAAGTAGCAGTTATTACTTTGCTTTCGCTTATTATAATATCTAATATTTCATCATTATTATCTTTTGGTATTGAAGGGAGTATTTGATAGTCATAAGCTAAGCCTATTCTCAAGGCATTTTTATTTCTTTTTAATATGTTGTCGTAATATCCTCTTCCAAATCCGAGCCTATTGCATTTCTCATCAAAAGCTAATGCCGGAATAATGAACATAGATATTTCATTTATATTACAGTCTTTACAATGCTCAAATGGTTCACCGCATCCGAAT is a genomic window containing:
- a CDS encoding chemotaxis protein CheW is translated as MAEQTEQQPIESTENRVDLEDSTNLVTFRLGSGEYAIDIMQAKEIIKMEKITLIPNAPDFVEGVINLRGNIIPIIDLKKRFNLEETEGDKNTGIIIVKIEDVDMGIIIDSISKVVSISNSDIQPPPPMLSGIGQKYIKGVGKLEDKLLVVLDLEKLFTTDEEEEETASADS